Part of the bacterium BMS3Abin08 genome is shown below.
GGCTGGCTTATATTCTTACCCGCCCCCTCGGTGCTTCTGCCGGTGATTTATTGTCACAGCCCATTGCCGATAACGGTTTGGGGTTTGGTACTGTAAGCACAAGTGCCATATTTCTTACAGTGATTAGTAGTTTGGTGATTTACCTCGGTTTGCAGCAGAAAAAACAGTTGCACCCTGTTGAGTCAAAAGAGCAATAAATATGTTTACGAAAATTCATGGATTAATCAGTCCATTCGTAAAAAAAGTTGAAAATAGTTGATCAGTCTGTCATTCCGGCTTGTCCGGAATCGTTCTTTAAGAAGGATTTCCGACTCCCGAATGCGTTCGGGATTGCTGGAATGACTAATGACCGTCAAGCTCTCCGACCAAAGGTCGGAGCTTGCCAATGCAAGGAAAATTCGATTAATTAGAGTCTGTGTATAAACTCAACAATAGAGCAGTCATTCCCGCGGTCAGTTGGGCGGGAATCCAGTCTTTTCAATAAGTTCTGGATACCCGACTACAGACTTCGGGTATGACAAAAATATAAAACAACAGTTTATACACGGACTCTAATTACATTCCTTGCCTTCGGCAAGGTGCATTGTAATTTATAAACAGACTCTTATTAGACAAAGCAATCCGACATTTACTGATTTATACGAGAATATTGCAGAAACGATTCCGGACAAGCCGGAATGACATTGTGCGTTGAGGTTAATGTTAAGTTGAATTTTAAGCCTCTCTTCAACTAAAACACGAAAAAGGCGATTAATCAGTAGGATATTGGTTTTAATTTTTTCGGTATTTGCGGATATGGCGTGCTGGTTAATTCCGGTGCATGTGCTGCCGTTGACCGTTGGCGAGCCTATTCTCATCGAAGCCGGGGTTATGCTGATCACCTTTAAGAGAAGAAATCGGGTAGAATAACTTATGCGGATATTGATTGTTGAAGACGAAAAGTCCCTATCCGACATTATAAAAAAGGGACTGGAGGAAGAGGGTTATGCAGTGGATGTTGCATACGATGGTGAAGATGGACTCTTTATGGCGGAGAATGAGCCCTCAGATGTAATAGTCCTGGATATCATGTTGCCCGTCATAGACGGAATGACTATTTTAAGGAATATCCGAAAGGCAGGCGTGAAGACCCCCGTCCTTATGCTAACAGCAAAGGACACAGTAATGGATAAGGTCTCAGGATTGGACAGTGGCGCCGACGATTACCTCACAAAACCATTTCACTTTGAGGAACTCCTTGCCCGCCTGCGGGCCTTAATAAGGCGGGATTCCGAGGTCAATGCCTCTGTCATTGAGACAGGAGACCTTATTATTAATATGGCCACTCACGAAGTAAGAAGGGGTGGAAAGGATATTTTTCTTTCAGCAAGGGAATATACCCTCCTTGAGTATATGGCTGTAAACCGGAATAAAGTGCTGAGCAGGACAATGCTCTCTGAACATCTGTATGACCATGACTTCGACCTTGACAGCAATGTCATAGATGTCTTCATCAACCGCCTCAGGAACAAAATAGACAGGGGATTTGATAAAAAGCTCGTCCATACCATACGTGGGGCGGGATATATGCTGAAGGGATAGAATGCTTTCCTCCATAAAAACAAGGATCATTACATTCTACATGGTTGTCCTGTTTATTGTATTATCTCTCCTCGGGGCATTCCTTAATCTCAGTCTTGATAAGATCGTCTACAATTCTATTGATTCAGGTCTCCTGTCCAGGGCAAAGGCCCTGGCAACGTTGGTAAATGACAATGAAACGGAATTTAATTTTTCTGATGAGGTCATGTGGGAGTATAACTCACCGAAAGCCAGCGTCTTTTTTCAAATCAGACGTTTTGATGGAACCACCACGGAACAATCAGAGTCCCTCAGAGGTTCAGATCTGCCATTTCAAACAGGTGAGAAACGGATGAATTTTGAGACAATCCTTCTGAATGGAGTACCGGCAAGGATGGTCAATTTTTATATCCATTATAATGGAGAAAAAGGCGTGAAAGGACAGGGCAAGGTAATAAAA
Proteins encoded:
- the czcR gene encoding transcriptional activator protein CzcR encodes the protein MRILIVEDEKSLSDIIKKGLEEEGYAVDVAYDGEDGLFMAENEPSDVIVLDIMLPVIDGMTILRNIRKAGVKTPVLMLTAKDTVMDKVSGLDSGADDYLTKPFHFEELLARLRALIRRDSEVNASVIETGDLIINMATHEVRRGGKDIFLSAREYTLLEYMAVNRNKVLSRTMLSEHLYDHDFDLDSNVIDVFINRLRNKIDRGFDKKLVHTIRGAGYMLKG